The following are from one region of the Methanobrevibacter sp. TMH8 genome:
- a CDS encoding ATP synthase subunit B: protein MNTNIKTREYTTVTEVAGPLMIVEGVEGVAYNEIVEIETPTGENRRGQVLEVKKDVAVIQVFEGTSDLNTKNTKTRFTGETAKIGVSLDMMGRIFDGTGKPIDGGPEIIPEKELDINGNPMNPSAREFPAEFIQTGISTIDGMNTLVRGQKLPIFSGSGLPHNDLAAQIARQAKVVGEETEFAVIFAAMGITHEEANFFMKDFERTGALERVTVFMNLADDPAIERILTPKMALTTAEYLAFEHNMHVLVILTDLTNYCEALREISAARDEVPGRRGYPGYMYTDLAGLYERAGRIAGKEGSITQMPILVMPQDDITHPIPDLTGYITEGQIVLSRELHRKGIYPPVDVLPSLSRLMSGGIGEERTREDHSGVSDQLYSAYAEGRDLRDLVAVVGEEALTERDQKFLQFADAFEEEFITQAKDEDRTIKETLDLGWKLLSLLPKSELKRVKEEHIPIYLPEN from the coding sequence ATGAATACTAATATTAAAACAAGAGAATACACCACAGTTACTGAGGTTGCTGGTCCTTTAATGATTGTTGAAGGAGTAGAAGGTGTTGCTTACAATGAGATAGTAGAAATTGAAACACCTACTGGAGAAAACAGAAGAGGGCAAGTTCTTGAAGTCAAAAAAGATGTTGCTGTTATTCAGGTTTTCGAAGGAACTAGTGATTTAAATACTAAAAATACTAAGACTAGATTTACTGGAGAAACAGCTAAAATCGGTGTTTCTTTAGATATGATGGGTCGTATATTTGATGGTACTGGTAAACCTATCGATGGTGGTCCAGAAATTATACCTGAAAAAGAATTGGATATTAATGGTAACCCAATGAATCCATCTGCTCGTGAATTCCCAGCAGAATTTATTCAAACTGGTATTTCCACTATTGATGGAATGAATACACTTGTTAGAGGCCAAAAATTACCTATTTTCTCAGGATCTGGTTTACCTCACAATGACTTAGCTGCACAGATTGCAAGACAAGCTAAGGTAGTAGGAGAAGAAACTGAATTTGCAGTTATATTTGCTGCTATGGGTATTACTCACGAAGAAGCTAACTTCTTTATGAAAGATTTCGAGAGAACTGGAGCTTTAGAACGTGTTACAGTATTCATGAACTTAGCAGACGACCCTGCTATTGAGAGAATTCTTACTCCTAAGATGGCTCTTACTACTGCAGAATATTTAGCATTTGAGCATAATATGCATGTATTAGTTATTTTAACTGATTTAACTAACTATTGTGAAGCTTTAAGAGAAATTTCTGCTGCTCGTGATGAAGTACCTGGAAGAAGAGGTTATCCTGGTTACATGTATACTGATTTAGCTGGTTTATACGAACGTGCAGGTCGTATTGCCGGTAAAGAAGGTTCTATTACTCAGATGCCTATTTTAGTCATGCCTCAAGATGATATTACTCACCCAATTCCAGATTTAACTGGGTATATTACTGAAGGGCAAATTGTACTTAGTCGTGAACTTCATAGGAAAGGTATTTATCCTCCAGTAGATGTACTTCCATCATTATCTCGTTTAATGAGTGGGGGTATTGGAGAAGAAAGGACTCGTGAAGATCATAGTGGAGTTTCTGATCAACTTTACTCTGCATATGCAGAGGGTCGTGATTTAAGAGATTTAGTAGCTGTTGTTGGTGAAGAAGCTCTTACAGAAAGAGATCAAAAGTTCTTACAGTTTGCTGATGCATTTGAAGAAGAATTTATCACTCAAGCTAAAGATGAAGACAGGACTATTAAAGAAACTCTCGATCTTGGTTGGAAATTATTAAGTTTATT